The Metabacillus litoralis genome contains a region encoding:
- a CDS encoding ABC transporter ATP-binding protein: MILLQINQLSKYFGADPILSNIKLEVQTRDKVAIVGRNGAGKSTLLKIISGAMSHDSGEIIKPKDVSVGYLAQDTGLESQLSIWEEMNLVFKGLKSMEQEMRNLEQKMATVDPATESQKFEQLLKEYDTLQVRFKEEGGYQYEADIRSVLHGLGFHHFDPTTKIASLSGGQKTRLALGKLLLTKPDLLILDEPTNHLDIETLTWLEQYLQNYPGAILIVSHDRYFLDKIVTQVYEISRHTSTRFIGNYSQYLKQKADSYEKELKSFEKQQEEVAKLKDFIQRNLARASTTKLAQSRRKKLEKMELMNKPLGDEKSASFQFDIDRQSGNDVLKADHISVSYDNVHPVISNISFSISRGDSIALVGPNGIGKSTLLKSIIQKLDSLTGTFSLGSHVQIGYYDQQQADLTSNKRVLDELWDEYPQMTEKEIRTILGNFLFSGDDVLKPVSALSGGEKARVALSKLMLQKANFLILDEPTNHLDLDSKQILENALIDFPGTILFVSHDRYFINRIATKVYELSSTHLTEYLGDYDYYLTKKEEQLEHERLEQEGNDSPIQKKSGQEPEGKLSYQQEKELKKLERQKQRRIEEIENEISELEEKVEGNEALLCDPDVYQDHEKVQKINEENEQIHSKLEGLMAEWEQLH; encoded by the coding sequence ATGATATTGTTACAAATAAATCAACTTAGTAAATACTTTGGTGCTGACCCTATTTTATCGAATATTAAGTTGGAAGTACAAACGAGAGATAAAGTTGCGATTGTTGGTCGTAATGGAGCAGGGAAATCAACACTTTTAAAAATTATTTCCGGAGCCATGTCCCATGATTCTGGTGAAATTATTAAGCCTAAAGATGTTTCGGTTGGATATTTAGCTCAAGACACCGGGCTTGAATCTCAATTATCGATTTGGGAAGAAATGAATTTAGTGTTTAAAGGTCTCAAATCAATGGAACAAGAAATGCGAAATCTTGAACAGAAAATGGCAACAGTTGATCCGGCCACTGAATCACAAAAGTTTGAACAGCTTTTAAAAGAATATGATACCCTTCAAGTTAGATTTAAGGAAGAAGGCGGATATCAATATGAAGCTGATATACGTTCTGTTCTACATGGCCTTGGATTTCATCATTTTGATCCGACAACAAAAATTGCTTCTTTAAGTGGTGGCCAAAAAACAAGACTTGCTTTAGGTAAGCTATTACTTACTAAGCCTGATCTCTTAATATTGGACGAGCCAACGAACCATCTTGATATTGAAACATTAACCTGGTTAGAACAATATTTACAAAACTACCCTGGAGCAATACTAATTGTTTCCCATGACCGATATTTCCTAGATAAGATTGTTACACAAGTATATGAAATCAGCCGCCATACAAGCACAAGATTTATTGGAAACTACAGCCAATATCTAAAGCAAAAAGCTGACTCATATGAAAAGGAGCTAAAAAGCTTTGAAAAGCAACAGGAAGAGGTAGCAAAACTAAAAGACTTTATTCAACGCAACTTAGCTCGTGCTTCAACTACAAAGCTGGCCCAAAGCAGAAGGAAAAAGCTAGAGAAGATGGAGTTAATGAACAAGCCTCTAGGTGATGAAAAATCAGCAAGCTTTCAGTTTGATATTGACCGACAAAGCGGTAACGATGTGTTAAAAGCTGATCATATTTCTGTTTCCTATGACAATGTTCATCCTGTTATCTCTAACATCTCCTTTTCTATATCCCGCGGTGATAGCATTGCCTTAGTCGGACCAAATGGAATTGGGAAATCAACTTTACTAAAATCAATTATTCAAAAATTAGATTCGTTGACTGGTACCTTTTCTCTTGGCTCACATGTACAAATTGGTTACTATGATCAGCAACAAGCCGATCTTACATCAAATAAACGAGTTTTAGACGAGCTGTGGGATGAATATCCACAAATGACCGAAAAGGAAATTCGAACAATTCTTGGAAACTTTTTATTCTCTGGTGACGATGTATTAAAGCCTGTATCTGCACTAAGCGGAGGAGAGAAAGCAAGAGTCGCACTCTCTAAGCTGATGCTACAAAAAGCCAACTTCCTAATTCTTGATGAGCCAACCAACCATCTTGATTTAGATAGTAAGCAAATCTTAGAAAATGCTTTAATCGATTTTCCTGGTACAATCCTTTTTGTTTCTCATGACAGATACTTTATTAATAGAATTGCCACAAAAGTTTATGAGCTTTCTAGCACTCATCTTACTGAGTACTTAGGAGATTATGATTATTATCTTACAAAAAAGGAAGAACAACTTGAACATGAACGGTTAGAGCAGGAAGGAAATGACTCTCCCATCCAAAAAAAATCAGGACAAGAACCTGAGGGGAAACTAAGTTATCAACAAGAAAAAGAATTAAAAAAACTTGAAAGACAAAAGCAAAGAAGAATAGAAGAAATTGAAAATGAAATAAGCGAACTTGAAGAAAAAGTTGAAGGAAATGAAGCCCTGCTTTGTGATCCAGATGTTTATCAAGATCATGAAAAAGTACAAAAAATTAACGAAGAAAATGAACAAATCCATTCTAAACTAGAAGGTCTAATGGCAGAATGGGAACAATTACATTAA
- the rimI gene encoding ribosomal protein S18-alanine N-acetyltransferase, producing the protein MDNELTIRKMVREDIEDVYHIECQSFSAPWTKESLYYELEQNLFAKYLVVELDGKVVGYCGLWVIMDEAQITNIAVHPEYRGKKIGEALLRFTIQLSREMSAKRLSLEVRVSNHIAQSLYKKVGFSPGGIRKRYYTDNQEDALVMWVNLI; encoded by the coding sequence GTGGATAACGAGTTAACAATAAGAAAAATGGTAAGAGAAGATATTGAAGACGTATATCATATAGAGTGTCAGTCCTTCTCAGCACCATGGACGAAGGAATCGCTATATTATGAGCTTGAGCAAAATTTATTTGCCAAATATCTAGTAGTTGAACTGGATGGTAAAGTGGTCGGCTATTGTGGATTATGGGTAATCATGGATGAAGCTCAAATAACCAATATAGCAGTTCACCCTGAATACAGAGGGAAAAAAATAGGTGAAGCTCTTTTAAGATTTACTATTCAATTAAGTAGAGAAATGAGTGCAAAAAGATTATCTTTAGAGGTTAGAGTGTCCAATCACATCGCACAGTCCCTATACAAAAAGGTGGGATTTTCACCTGGTGGTATAAGGAAGCGTTATTATACAGATAATCAAGAAGATGCTTTAGTAATGTGGGTGAATTTAATATGA
- a CDS encoding redox-sensing transcriptional repressor Rex, which produces MNIDQTKIPQATAKRLPLYYRFLKNLHSSGKQRVSSAELSDAVKVDSATIRRDFSYFGALGKKGYGYNVNYLLSFFRKTLDQDEITKVCLIGVGNLGTAFLHYNFTKNNNTVISLAFDVDEDKVGTEIGGVPVFHLDEMEHHLPDDVTVAILTVPAPVAQSITDRLITKGIKGILNFTPARLNVPDEIRIHHIDLAVELQSLVYFLKHYPHEEK; this is translated from the coding sequence TTGAATATAGACCAAACGAAAATACCGCAGGCAACTGCTAAGAGATTGCCTTTATATTATCGGTTTTTAAAAAATTTACACTCGTCAGGAAAGCAACGAGTCTCATCCGCCGAGTTAAGTGATGCAGTAAAGGTAGATTCAGCTACAATCCGAAGGGATTTTTCATATTTTGGAGCTCTTGGAAAAAAAGGATATGGATATAATGTAAATTATTTGTTATCCTTTTTTAGAAAAACATTAGATCAAGATGAGATAACGAAAGTATGTTTAATTGGAGTAGGGAATTTAGGAACGGCATTTTTACATTATAATTTCACTAAAAATAACAATACAGTTATTTCTCTAGCTTTTGATGTAGACGAAGATAAGGTAGGTACAGAAATTGGTGGGGTACCGGTTTTCCATTTAGATGAGATGGAGCATCATCTTCCTGATGATGTTACAGTTGCGATTTTAACTGTACCAGCACCAGTAGCACAATCTATCACAGACCGTCTCATTACAAAGGGTATTAAAGGAATATTAAACTTTACACCAGCACGGTTAAACGTGCCGGATGAAATAAGAATTCACCACATAGATTTAGCAGTGGAGCTACAGTCACTAGTTTATTTCTTAAAACATTATCCTCATGAGGAGAAATAA
- the tatC gene encoding twin-arginine translocase subunit TatC — translation MKHDEMSVMEHITELRKRLVIVVVFFFVAVIAGFLLSRPIIIYLQQTDEAKSLTLNAFNLTDPLMVYMKFAFIIAFVITSPIILYQLWSFVSPGLYEKERKVTLSYIPISLLLFFLGISFSYFILFPFVIDFMERISTDLDINQVIGVNEYFSFLLQLTVPFGILFQLPVVIMFLTRLGIVTPMFLSKVRKYAYFVLLVIAALITPPELASHLMVSIPLFILYEISIWISRISYRKAQKMRFEEENIKK, via the coding sequence ATGAAACATGATGAAATGTCGGTCATGGAACATATAACCGAACTAAGAAAACGACTCGTTATTGTTGTCGTTTTCTTTTTCGTAGCGGTTATTGCCGGATTTCTCCTCTCCAGACCGATCATTATTTATTTGCAGCAAACTGATGAAGCAAAATCACTAACATTAAATGCTTTTAATTTAACAGATCCATTAATGGTTTATATGAAGTTCGCTTTCATAATAGCATTTGTTATTACTTCACCGATTATTTTGTATCAGCTCTGGTCGTTTGTTAGTCCAGGATTATATGAAAAAGAAAGAAAAGTGACATTAAGCTATATTCCTATTTCACTTTTGTTATTCTTTCTCGGGATTTCCTTTTCTTACTTTATCCTATTTCCGTTTGTGATCGACTTCATGGAAAGAATATCAACTGACTTAGATATTAATCAAGTCATCGGAGTGAATGAGTATTTCTCGTTCTTATTACAGCTTACGGTGCCATTTGGTATCCTGTTTCAATTACCGGTTGTGATTATGTTTCTAACTAGATTAGGCATTGTCACTCCTATGTTTTTATCAAAGGTTAGAAAATACGCATACTTTGTGTTGTTAGTTATTGCAGCTTTAATCACACCACCTGAACTAGCGTCACATTTGATGGTTTCCATACCGCTGTTTATTTTATATGAAATTAGCATCTGGATTTCGCGTATTTCCTATCGAAAAGCACAGAAGATGCGTTTTGAAGAAGAGAACATAAAAAAATGA
- the moaC gene encoding cyclic pyranopterin monophosphate synthase MoaC — MSDFTHFNEQGRAKMVDISAKEETVRTAQAKTSIQVTKEVYEKMINHEIGKGDVLSVAQVAGVMAAKQTSQVIPMCHPISIKGVNIEFEWDARDTNHYTLLISVTVKTKGSTGVEMEALTSASITALTVYDMCKAVDKGMIIGPTYLVEKTGGKSGDFLRNEI, encoded by the coding sequence ATGTCAGATTTTACTCATTTTAATGAACAAGGCCGAGCAAAGATGGTTGATATTTCGGCTAAAGAAGAGACTGTTAGAACAGCTCAAGCTAAGACAAGTATTCAAGTAACAAAAGAGGTTTATGAAAAAATGATCAACCATGAAATAGGAAAAGGTGATGTATTATCGGTTGCACAAGTAGCTGGAGTTATGGCAGCTAAGCAAACATCACAGGTTATTCCTATGTGTCATCCAATTTCAATAAAAGGTGTAAACATTGAGTTTGAATGGGATGCTCGTGATACGAATCATTATACTCTATTGATCTCAGTTACTGTGAAAACAAAGGGAAGTACAGGTGTTGAAATGGAAGCGTTAACCTCTGCTAGCATAACAGCACTAACTGTTTATGATATGTGCAAAGCAGTGGATAAAGGAATGATTATAGGCCCAACCTATTTAGTAGAGAAAACAGGTGGTAAAAGCGGCGATTTCCTAAGAAACGAAATATGA
- the thiL gene encoding thiamine-phosphate kinase yields the protein MDEFDFILKVKPNRTFQKNVKVAIGDDAAVYEPSLNRNQVVCVDTMVEGVHFLKHLSTPFEIGYKALAVNISDIAAMAGIPLYYLVSITVPPRWKEEELVEIYKGMDQLAKEYKMDLLGGDTVSTSDKLVITVTVIGEVEQKTQTLRSKACDDDIVFVTGSIGDSSAGLAILLGHVQIHNQQSKEYLITRHKKPTPRVNAGRLIGALDRASLNDVSDGLASELNEICEASDVGITVFKDQLPISDELLSLSSANDIYKWILYGGEDFELVGTTSRNSWEKLKQACNEMDVKITQIGIVNQKHSGVMLQTVNHELVRIEKSGYNHFRNK from the coding sequence ATGGATGAATTTGATTTTATTCTTAAAGTAAAACCAAATCGTACTTTTCAAAAGAATGTAAAAGTAGCAATTGGGGACGATGCAGCTGTTTACGAACCGAGTCTAAATCGCAACCAAGTTGTTTGTGTAGATACTATGGTAGAAGGAGTTCACTTTCTTAAACATTTATCTACTCCTTTTGAAATAGGCTATAAAGCATTGGCAGTTAATATTAGTGATATTGCTGCTATGGCAGGTATCCCTCTTTATTATCTAGTTTCTATTACTGTTCCACCTAGATGGAAAGAAGAGGAGCTAGTAGAGATTTATAAAGGCATGGACCAGCTTGCAAAGGAATATAAAATGGATTTATTAGGTGGAGATACAGTTTCTACATCTGACAAACTTGTTATTACGGTTACGGTTATAGGAGAAGTTGAACAAAAAACACAGACTCTTAGAAGCAAGGCTTGTGATGATGATATTGTTTTTGTAACAGGTAGTATTGGCGATTCATCTGCAGGTTTAGCTATTTTATTAGGTCACGTACAAATACATAATCAACAATCGAAAGAATACCTTATAACCCGTCACAAAAAGCCTACACCTCGTGTAAATGCAGGTAGACTTATAGGTGCATTAGATCGCGCTTCATTAAATGATGTTAGTGATGGGCTTGCTAGTGAATTGAATGAAATTTGTGAAGCAAGTGATGTTGGTATAACAGTCTTTAAAGATCAGCTTCCTATCAGTGATGAGCTTTTGTCATTGAGTTCAGCAAATGATATTTACAAATGGATTCTTTATGGTGGTGAAGATTTTGAATTAGTCGGAACCACCTCACGGAACTCATGGGAAAAGTTAAAGCAAGCTTGTAATGAAATGGATGTAAAAATAACACAAATTGGAATAGTAAATCAAAAGCATTCTGGCGTTATGCTACAGACTGTTAATCACGAATTAGTCAGAATTGAAAAATCAGGGTATAACCACTTCAGAAATAAGTAA
- the tsaB gene encoding tRNA (adenosine(37)-N6)-threonylcarbamoyltransferase complex dimerization subunit type 1 TsaB, producing MKALAIDTTNNVLGIAIVEEDKVIGEYITNLKKNHSVRAMPAVERLLSDCDITPKQLDKIIVATGPGSYTGVRIGVSIAKTMAWALQLPIVGVSSLEILAANGRFFNGLISPLFDARRGQVYTGLYQYDNQNLVTVENDQNLLLTDWLEMLKSKNERILFLGNDLPIHEETITHILGGLAEFAQVALHNPRPSELALIGVRKNAEDVHSLVPNYIRLAEAEAKWLEQQK from the coding sequence ATGAAAGCATTAGCCATTGATACAACCAATAATGTGTTGGGAATTGCAATTGTTGAAGAAGATAAAGTCATTGGAGAATATATCACAAATTTAAAGAAAAATCATTCTGTACGAGCAATGCCAGCTGTTGAAAGACTTTTAAGTGATTGTGATATAACACCAAAACAGCTAGATAAAATTATTGTAGCAACTGGTCCTGGATCTTATACAGGTGTTCGAATTGGTGTTTCAATTGCTAAAACAATGGCATGGGCCCTTCAACTTCCCATTGTAGGTGTTTCAAGCTTGGAAATATTAGCGGCAAATGGACGTTTCTTTAATGGATTGATATCTCCACTATTTGATGCTAGAAGAGGGCAAGTATACACAGGCTTATATCAATATGATAATCAGAATTTAGTTACTGTGGAAAATGATCAAAATTTATTGTTAACAGATTGGTTAGAGATGTTAAAGTCTAAAAATGAGCGTATTCTATTTCTCGGTAATGATCTCCCTATTCATGAGGAAACAATTACACATATACTTGGTGGATTGGCGGAATTTGCACAAGTAGCTCTACATAATCCGAGACCAAGTGAGTTAGCACTTATAGGGGTTAGAAAGAATGCTGAAGATGTTCATAGTCTTGTACCAAATTACATAAGACTAGCTGAAGCTGAAGCGAAATGGCTAGAACAGCAAAAATAA
- a CDS encoding YdiK family protein — protein sequence MRTNPISMAIFYLIMGLLFTYLAINSAQDGIFTFPTILLMLIATFDIGVAIRMFTLSRKIKKMNIKK from the coding sequence ATGAGAACAAACCCTATTTCCATGGCCATTTTTTATTTGATTATGGGGTTGCTATTTACTTATCTAGCAATAAACAGTGCCCAGGACGGAATATTTACCTTTCCAACTATTTTATTAATGCTAATCGCAACCTTCGATATTGGTGTTGCGATTCGGATGTTTACTTTATCAAGAAAAATTAAAAAAATGAACATAAAAAAATGA
- the tsaE gene encoding tRNA (adenosine(37)-N6)-threonylcarbamoyltransferase complex ATPase subunit type 1 TsaE: protein MEKYEFITKSTEDTTMIAINLSKKLEPNAVITLEGDLGAGKTTFTKGLAKGLGIKRNVNSPTFTIIKEYHDGRLPLYHMDVYRVEDSDEDLGFDEYFHANGVTVVEWAHLIEEQLPSERLDIKILYVDDTTRTIIMSPKGSYYVGLCKELNDESISH from the coding sequence GTGGAAAAATATGAGTTTATAACAAAAAGTACTGAAGATACAACTATGATTGCCATTAATCTTTCAAAAAAACTAGAGCCCAATGCTGTCATTACTTTAGAGGGAGATTTAGGTGCAGGTAAGACTACTTTTACTAAGGGCTTGGCAAAGGGACTAGGGATTAAACGTAATGTTAACAGCCCAACATTCACTATTATTAAGGAATATCATGATGGGAGACTGCCATTATATCACATGGATGTTTATCGAGTAGAAGATTCTGATGAGGACCTAGGTTTCGATGAATATTTTCATGCCAATGGAGTTACTGTTGTAGAATGGGCTCATCTGATAGAAGAACAGTTACCAAGTGAACGGTTAGATATAAAAATTCTTTATGTAGATGATACAACAAGAACAATTATCATGAGTCCTAAGGGATCTTATTATGTTGGACTGTGTAAGGAGTTAAATGATGAAAGCATTAGCCATTGA
- the tsaD gene encoding tRNA (adenosine(37)-N6)-threonylcarbamoyltransferase complex transferase subunit TsaD — MIEKDQYILGIETSCDETAAAIIKNGREIVANVVASQIESHKRFGGVVPEIASRHHVEQLTIVFEEAMKQADLTFEDLSAIAVTEGPGLVGALLTGINAAKALAFAHGIPLIGVHHIAGHIYANRLIHELEFPLLALVVSGGHTELVYMREHGDFEVIGETLDDAAGEAYDKVARTLGLPYPGGPHIDKLAHEGQASIDLPRAWLSEGSFDFSFSGLKSAVINTLHNAKQKGIELDPKDVAASFQASVIDVLVTKTSQAVDKYHVKQLLLAGGVAANKGLRTALEKEFSSREGLTLTIPPLSLCTDNAAMIAAAGSILYEKGVRSDLALNANPGLELTSYQQK, encoded by the coding sequence ATGATTGAAAAAGATCAATATATACTAGGAATAGAGACAAGCTGTGATGAAACAGCTGCTGCGATTATAAAAAACGGCCGTGAAATTGTCGCAAATGTTGTTGCATCACAAATTGAAAGTCACAAACGGTTTGGTGGGGTAGTTCCAGAGATCGCTTCCCGACATCATGTTGAGCAATTAACAATTGTTTTTGAGGAAGCAATGAAACAAGCAGATCTTACTTTTGAGGATCTATCAGCAATTGCAGTTACTGAAGGACCTGGACTAGTTGGAGCGCTATTAACAGGCATTAATGCAGCAAAAGCCTTAGCCTTTGCACATGGTATTCCACTAATAGGAGTCCATCATATTGCGGGCCATATTTATGCTAATCGACTTATTCATGAGTTGGAATTTCCTTTACTTGCGCTGGTGGTTTCAGGTGGACATACGGAGTTAGTATATATGAGGGAGCATGGAGATTTTGAGGTAATTGGTGAAACTCTCGATGATGCTGCCGGAGAGGCTTATGACAAGGTTGCACGAACTCTTGGCCTTCCATACCCGGGTGGTCCTCATATTGATAAATTAGCTCATGAAGGTCAAGCCTCTATCGATTTACCAAGGGCTTGGCTAAGTGAAGGTTCCTTTGATTTTAGCTTTAGTGGACTTAAGTCAGCTGTTATTAACACACTCCACAATGCAAAACAAAAGGGGATTGAACTTGACCCTAAAGATGTTGCAGCAAGCTTTCAGGCAAGTGTTATCGACGTTTTAGTCACAAAGACTTCACAAGCTGTGGATAAATATCATGTTAAACAGTTGTTATTAGCAGGCGGTGTTGCAGCTAATAAAGGTTTAAGAACAGCATTAGAAAAAGAGTTTTCTTCAAGGGAAGGATTAACATTAACAATCCCACCATTATCATTATGCACAGATAACGCTGCCATGATTGCTGCTGCTGGAAGCATTTTATATGAAAAGGGAGTAAGAAGTGATTTAGCATTAAATGCAAATCCTGGTTTAGAATTAACATCTTATCAACAAAAGTGA
- a CDS encoding twin-arginine translocase TatA/TatE family subunit has translation MPTVGIGSLLLIVFVALLIFGPKKLPELGKAAGNTLREFKNATKGLADDDDEQDSKKEKKEEVK, from the coding sequence ATGCCAACAGTAGGAATCGGAAGCCTTTTACTTATCGTATTCGTAGCATTACTTATTTTTGGACCAAAAAAGCTACCTGAACTTGGAAAAGCAGCAGGTAATACACTTCGTGAATTTAAAAATGCAACAAAGGGCTTAGCAGACGATGATGATGAGCAAGACAGCAAAAAAGAGAAAAAGGAAGAAGTCAAGTAA